The Lactuca sativa cultivar Salinas chromosome 2, Lsat_Salinas_v11, whole genome shotgun sequence genome includes the window AGCTAATTGACCCAACATTTGAGTATTTGCCAATTTTACCACTATTCCGAAACATTATTGTTGTGATATGGGTACAAGCTTTTGAGACTTGTTTACTAAAATGATGAGAATGAGATGGTGTCTCTAGATATATTAGCTTCTTCCTAAAtccccaagcttctccttccttcacaagcttcaaactcacaagatTCACTCCAAAAATATCTCTCAAGGTCATACAAAGCATTAGGGTTctgtggctagggtttgggataaTGGAGGCTATAATTGAGGCTAGCCTTttgaggttaaggtgtttaaatagggtgctaaaCCCTGAAAATTAAGGTTTCACTCTGGCAGTCCTACTCGACtagttgaggctctcaactcgttgagtagactttCCAATCCTGCGTCCAAAtccgttcctactcgacgagtttggggcctccaactcgtcgagcttctatataaaaatgaataactTTAAATTTAATACATACTAGGAACTGGATGTTACACCACCACATCATCACTAGTGGCATCTTTACACTCGACTTCTGTAGTGTACAAATTGACAATCAATGAGTCCCAACTAACCCTCAAACCACCAACACCATAATCGGTAACTCCACAACACTTCTTCACATTAACGTTTACCGAATTTGGGCATCCACCTGCGAGTTCGAGAACCAAAAGGTGATTCCATGAAAGACATAGATGTGTTATAATTAGGGATTAGGGTATGGTTCTAACTTGATTCAAAGCTGAATAAAGCTCTTGATGCATCGATTTTTCAACTCAAATGGTTGATCTCGAAATTAATCTTCTTTTGGATTCTGGATATGTAATGGTTCATCTTCATTAGAAATCAAACCCTCCATCATCTCACCTGATACACACCTGCAAATCAAACAAGAGAAAAAGAAAAGCTCCGTGGTCTTCATAATCAAACGAGAGAAACAGAGGATATGCGTTGGTTCATTCTCATAATTTATGTTACCCACCTGCAAATCAAACGAGAGAAACAGAGGGGAAAGACAAGGAAACAGATCAACGCATAAAAGAGATTGAAGTTGATAGATGAAGGAGAGAGGTGTATCTGGGTCGGATCTTGATATTGGAGCCGCCGTGAACCTTGCCGCAAAAAATGGGTTTCTTGAGAAAGATGGTGGATTTTAGAGAAAGAAACACGAGACAGGATAAGGAGAGGACAAGACAGAGAAAGAAACATCTGGCATATGCATACTGATGATTAGGACGGGGTCACCAGGTGACCCCTTCAAATTTCATAATGACCTTTTAAAACCTAAAAATAAAAGTTCGTACCCTTTAAAAGGAAAAAATAATCACGAGTGACTATTAAACCAATATACGAAACATTGTTGGGCAATCATAACCATAGGTAAGCCAATCATAAAATCAATGATATCAGATTTACATAATTTAgatcaaaattaaagtatataccaatgttttaaaaactggatttttagttgaaccggtatggtgaccggttcccggttcgacCGCCGGATCAATCGGTTtcaatatttttcatgtttttttttttctattttcctacacatacgtACATAAATAAATCATGAgtttgatgtttacaagttcaaacattaaaaatacacataaaaataagttttagatgaatcaatatatattaaaataacatataaccataagttttaatgttttacatcaatccatatacgtaaaaaaaaaatataataccgaaacaaaatatagttttaaataaatacaaaaacattaagaaactttataacatttatcatatgttttcatttaaagaaaactaaatagatttggaaaaaaaatcaccaaagtttattatgtaaatggtttttttcgtgtgtttttattcggtttaaccggttcaaccgggtttttctaaaaccggccggttcaatccggttcagaaattaacataaaaccggtgatagttgaaccgctttCTCCTCCGGTtcacggtccaaccggttcgaccggccggttcaaaccggtttttaaaacattggtataTACCACATGATCGAAAACCGATAGATTAcccaaaactgtaatttacttAATATAATAGTAGAAGTATGGAACACAGGAACAGTTGGATCGACTTAAACAATTTTGAGAAAGaataaagaaaattatttttatcGGTATTATCGATTCCACAATGACTTTTACCAAAGCACTTCTCCGATGACAAAACCTCCCCCATAAACCCCACTTAATCGTATTACACCTGCCGGAAAACCTGACAAAAAATGTGTTGctgctgtttttttttttttttttttttttttttttttttttttttttaatcaaatcaGACGAAAAATACACTATTCTATTCATCAAGTTAATGATTGTTACCCAAAGTGATCATGGACTCGACACTACTGTTAAGAACCGTCGTGACTTGCTAATCCGACGCGTCTCCTTGAACCACCACCACGGTCGCCTCACACGTCGTTTGCCGCCGTTTCACATCCTTTATTATCCCCAATGCCACCACCAAAGTTTCATAAAGTTACTGTCTGCGTGTCTGTTCATTCATCTATTTCCTCTGTCCACATAACTTTCTTGTTTACAACATGGCGCCCCGGAAGAACAAGAACAAAATTAACGATGAAGCCCACTGCGCTGCCGCTGCAAACAAACGGAGAAGAATTGAACTTATGAATACTACAACCGGGGTGCCTTTTACGAGCCCAATCTCCCAATTTCCATCCCTTGACCTTTTGCACCAACAACGCAATGTGCCACCACAAACCACCGTTATCCACACCGATCTGAACCTCTCTCCATCATCAGCAACACATCAGGACGAAGAAGCGGCTGTAGACGAAGATCATTTCAATTCTTTAATACCACCACAAAACTTCCTTATCGGCTATCATGTAAATAACTTTGCTCTTTTGCAGTTAATTGGTTTTGTTGTTAATCAATCACTTATGCATGGCGTTTTCATGTTATTGCAGATCAACCAGATGCGACTCAGCGTGGAGGAATTCTGGCGGAGAAACTTTGGAGAAGAAGTTCAAAAGAGACAGGAGATGGAAGCAAAACTAAAACAGAAAGAAGAAGTGGCGGATCGGTTAAGACAACTGTACCATTTCTATGAGGAAAGGACGTTCCGGTTGGAAGAAATGCTGCAGCATAGGGTGGCAGAGGGATGCAGCACCCCGGCTGCCGCTGTTCGCGAGGAAGAAGTTGAATCATTTTTTGTTGATCCGAGCAGTGCCTCTAAAACGGACATGGCTTGCAGGAACTGCCGGAGTCGGCGTGCAACGATGCTGTGGCTTCCATGCCGGCATTTGTGCGTGTGTTTGGTGTGTGAGAGGAGGATTAAGATCTGTCCCATTTGTGGTGCTAAGAAAACTGAAAGTTTCATGATCAATCTGCCATTACCTTGAGACAAAGATCTTTTACATCTCTTGATCTAGTCGCATActaataaatttcatattttttattcagAAATGTTATAATAAAAACTATTTCCAGAAATACCAAATGCAAACTTGGTTTTTTTGGAATTATTCTAGTCATGAGTTAATTACTAAGCCATTCAGTAATGTTATTATGATAAATTTTATTTCTAGATATACGGACATAACAACATACAAAGTTGGATTTTATTGAACTATTTGTCATAAGTTACGTTAATTTTAGTTTTGATGCTTATCACACTACTCGAAAATTGGTAATAGAGTACACCCCCATCTAATACGGTTGTAAAAAAAACCCGTATTATAAAgggataaataaatataatacacACAATTGCAGCATCTAATACGGTTAATTGCAGCATCTAATACGGTCAATGAGATGTACTAGAAACAAAAtcaaataactaaaaaaatatgccCCCATTTTGATTAAGTACGACTAATACATAAACATGATCAACTTCCTCTTTAGTTAGAAATCCAACTTTAATGCCTTTATCCTTGCTGCTACAACTTTGATCCTGTTTTCAACTATTAAAGTATTTGTCCCTGGAAAACCTCCTGTTGACTACCAAGGAGCTAGAGAAGCAAAACCAATCACAGAATTTGCACTCAAACAAGTGAAGACACTCCTTAAAGACAGATTAAGTTGAAAAACTACAATTACTGAAACAAGTGTACAGGTTTGTATGATGATATAAAACCATTATTCTCAAAGGAATGGAATTGATAGGGGAATGGAATGACTGATTCCATTCTTGTCATAGAAAAGAAAAGAGAGGTACATAACAGAAGCATATAGAGATGTGCATCAAAAAAGTGTACAAGTTTGTATGATGATATAAAAGTACAATTTTACCCTTggggtaatatatttttaatttgaccattttgcccctttATAGGCCATGAAAGCACAAATGGGCGATCTTGGACAGAGCTTAGGAATGACCCAAGGTTTGGGCAACCAGTTCAAGCAATAATTGAATTCCCATTTTGCCCTCATCCTTCAGAAAGCTGCAGTTTTGTAGACTAACTGTGCCAAAAGGTCAATATTACCCCTCAATTTTTAATAATAACTAGTGTATGAACCCGTGGTGAACCACGTGTCACGTTATTATCGGACGTTTGGTAGTAGTAATAGAGCACTATTGGGTTTTTGGTAGTAGTCAAAATATAGATGTTGAATATTTATTGAGTTATATGGTGAAATTTTAGTAGTCATAAAGTTTAGTATTGTTAGTTGTGTTGGTTATGATAGATGTATATAGTTGAAGAAAGTGATTTACCCATGCAAATGTTTAAATCACGAAATAACTTGTTTGTGACGTGAAATATTGAATGGATTCAAAATCGAATGATGTCGTAAAGTATTGCTTTTGCAACGTATAACAAACTTCTATTTTGTACAACATGAACATAAATGGTTCAATAGATAACAACACTTGTCACACAGACGACTATAAACATAACAATAAACACACTAAAAACTACAAATTGAAAAGTAAATGTCATTAGATATCAAACAAATCTATAGAAACAATTCTTGTCAGAATATGAcatagttttattgaatatttacagATTATTGTATATAAACATAATGTGTGTAATGTAGTTTATAATATGGACATAAAGCTATATAAAGAGAGTTTAGGTTAAGTCTAAGTATGTTATGATAAGATCAAATAGTTTCATTGCTTTTTGGCATGTGTTCCTTCGTCTGCTTCGCCGTGGTTTCTGTATTTCTCTTGTTTGGGACGTGGTTTTTTTGGTGTATCTGTCAAATGTAAGATGTTCATTACATGTATGAATTAAATAAACTGCTATAAGTTGTTTTACCTGTATCTTCCATTTGGAGGCGTTTTCCAGTTTCACGTGATTTAGTAGGGGTGAGGGACTCCATAGTTGTTGTGGTTTGTTGTTCCATTGGTGTTGAACGTGTAGTTTGTGTTTTTTGTGTTGATAAGATTGTTGGTTGTGGTGTTTTTATGTCACTGATTGTGGTGACTGTGAAACGGATATTTCTAGTGGAAGAAAGTTTTGTGCATTCTACATAGACATTCTTTGTCAACCCTTTACAACGTTCGAGTGGTTCAGGTAAAGTTTTTCTATCTTGACTGGGAAAGCCGTCTATGATTTCTTGTGCAGTCGCATTTAGCAGAGTACAGGTTGCTTCATTAGACATGAAAACTGTTGTGGTATCTGTATTGTCTGTGAGTACTGCTGAGATTTTATATCTGTGGAAAGAGAAGTAATTttaagtgatatatatatatatatatatatatatatatatatatatatatatatatatggtaaacaTGAGAGGGACTACTTACAAAAGTTTTGGTTCATTTATGGGCCCATGGGAAACACAAAACCATCCATCACCTTTTTTG containing:
- the LOC111892099 gene encoding probable BOI-related E3 ubiquitin-protein ligase 3, coding for MAPRKNKNKINDEAHCAAAANKRRRIELMNTTTGVPFTSPISQFPSLDLLHQQRNVPPQTTVIHTDLNLSPSSATHQDEEAAVDEDHFNSLIPPQNFLIGYHINQMRLSVEEFWRRNFGEEVQKRQEMEAKLKQKEEVADRLRQLYHFYEERTFRLEEMLQHRVAEGCSTPAAAVREEEVESFFVDPSSASKTDMACRNCRSRRATMLWLPCRHLCVCLVCERRIKICPICGAKKTESFMINLPLP